The genomic stretch CCGAAGGGATTCCGGAGCTTTATTCAGGCGATCCCGCTCTGGGTCAAGGAAAAGCTCCATCTGCCGCGTGAGATGGATCATGGCCTCAAGGGCTACAAGGGCCGATATGTTTTTCCGGAGCATCACGAGTCGCATGCCGCGAGTGCCTTCTTCCCGTCACCCTTTGAGGAAGCCGCGATTCTGACGCTGGACGGCGTCGGAGAATGGGCGACCGCCGCATACGGATTCGGCCACGGCAACCGGATCGAACTCACACACGAGATGCACTTTCCGCATTCCCTTGGAATGCTCTACAGCGCCATCACCTATTACACGGGATTCAAGGTGAATTCCGGTGAGTACAAGGTCATGGGCCTGGCACCCTACGGCGATCCGAAATACAAGGATGTCATTCTCAGCGAGTTGATGGACCTTAAACCGGACGGTTCCCTTCGCCTTAATATGGAGTACTTCAATTACTGCGAAGGGTTGACGATGACCAGCGAGAAGTTCCACAATCTTTTCGGCGGCCCGCCGCGCGAGATGGAGTCCATGCTCACTCAGAAGGACATGGACCTCGCAGCCTCCGTTCAGGCCGTTACCGAGGAGGCGATGTTGCGGGCCGCGCGTCACGTTCACAAAGAGACCGGCTCGAAAAATCTCTGTCTCGCGGGCGGTGTTGCTCTAAATTGCGTCGGCAACGGCGTCATTCTTCGCGAAGGACCTTTCGAGAATATCTGGATCCAGCCGGCGGCGGGCGATGCCGGCGGCGCGCTCGGCGCAGCGCTGATGGTGTGGTATCAACTGCTGGGCAACCCACGAACGGTGGAGAGTCCGGACGCACAGCGCGGGTCGATTCTCGGCCCCGCGTTCGACAAGGGAACAACCCAGCGATTCCTGGACAAGGTCGGAGCAAAGTATCACTACTACGAAGACGAGAACGATGTGATCGAGATCGTCGCCAAAGCCATCGCTGACCAGAAGGTCATCGGTCACATGGCGGGCCGGATGGAATTCGGTCCGCGCGCGCTGGGCTCTCGCAGCATCATCGGGGATGCCCGTTCGCGCGAGATGCAGTCGGTCATGAACCTGAAGATCAAATTCCGCGAGTCGTTTCGTCCTTTCGCACCGTGCGTGCTGCGTGAGAACGTCAGCGAGTATTTCGAAATGCGGGATAACGAAGACAGCCCCTATATGCTGCTTGTCGCGGATGTCCGCGAAGACAAGCGTCTGCCCTGTAATGGTGACCATCTCTGGGGCATTGAGAAGCTCAAGCAGGTCCGAAGCGTTGTCCCGGCCATCACGCACGTCGACTATTCCGCCCGCGTCCAGACGGTGGACCCTATCCGACACCCCCGGCTCTACAAGGTAATGAAGCGCTTCAAGGAAATGTCCGGCTGTCCGGTCATTATCAATACGAGCTTCAATGTGCGCGGCGAACCGATCATCTGCGGCCCCGACCACGCCTATCATTGCTTCATGGGGACGCACATCGACGTCCTGGTCATTGACAACTTCGTTCTTTTCAAAGAGGAACAGCCCAACAAGGACAAGCTTGATAACGCGGAATACCTGAAGAAATTCCAGTTGGATTAACCGCAGTACGGCGACACGACAGACGAGTTCCAGATATGTCCATGATGAAGATCGATTTCAACCCAACCGCCCGCACGCTGAGAATCTTCGGATTGATCGGCCTGATGCTATTCCCGCTGCTGTCGCTCGCGGCGACGAAGGGTGTAATCATCTTTGCGATGCTCCCGGCAGCGGCAAACAGCGTGCTCGTCTGGGTCATGCTTGCTCTGGGCGCTTTCAGCGGCATTGGAGCGATCGCGGCGCCTGCGCTGCTTCGCCCCCTGTTCATCGGGATGTCCTTTATCGGAATTCCGATTGGCGCCGCCGTACTCTACGTGCTGCTTGCGATTACCTACTTCCTCGTCATTACGCCGATCTCCCTCATCTTCAAACTCATCGGCCGTGATGCGATGCAGCGCAAATTCGAACCGGCCGCCACGACCTACTGGATCAAACGAAAACCGATGACCGATGTGAAGCGATACTTCCGTCAGTTCTGAAATTAAGAGTTCCACGTCCGCCAACCGTACACTTGCGGAGACGCACGATGAGTCAGCAGCAGCCCCACGATCAAAATGAGTTTCTCCGCGAAGCCGAATCCGGCCGCACCGGCATTGTCGCGGAATTCATCGACTTCCTGAAACACAACAAGAAATGGTGGCTGTTGCCGATCCTGATTATCATCGTCAGCTTGATCGGCCTGGTCGCGCTGGCGGTCATTGCGCCGGCCGCTTCGCCGTTCATCTACACGATCTTCTAGACGCTCGGCGATCGCGGACCCTTGACCGACGACGCGAGCGATCCGGCCGCCGCGGATCAGCCGTGCGATACTGCCATTGCGTGCGATGGACTGCTTGATGGGTCGCATCGAGATCAAACGGCATTGCTTTCCTCGCAGGTGAATCGTGATACACTGCCCGATGTGGCGGTTCACGCGCATCGCGAGTGGCCGCCGCGAGATACCTCTGCACGGATGCAACCCATGATTCTTAATATCGCGCACGTCACTCACGAGGCCGTCGTAAAGATCGGTGGCATCGGGACCGTCCTCGAAGGCCTGATCACTTCGGAGGATTACGACGCCGCGGTTGACCGGACGCTTCTGATCTGTCCGCTCTTCACGCGGGAAGGCGGAGTCGATTCCCGCCTGGGCGAGCACGGCGACGTGCTTTATTCCTCGATAGACGGGCGAACCAGCGATCCCCATTCCCATGACTTCCGTGAGATCGAACACCGATTCTTTGTGCGCATTGTTTACGGTCGGCGACTGCTTCGCGATCCGCTCACCGGACGCGAAGCGCGGCCGGAGGTGGCGCTGATCGATGTCGGCCATATGAATACGCTGGAAGTGGATGGCTTCAAGAAGCGATTGTACGACCACTTCGGGATCGATTCGCGACGATACGAGGACAGTTGGGATTATGAACAGTACGTGCGGCTCGCCGAACCGGCGCTGGCCGTCGTTCGCGCCCTCGGTTTGAACACGGGCACCCAGCAGTGCGCCATCATCGGGCATGAGTTCATGGGCATGCCGACGGCGCTTTGCGCGAAATCTCATCCCGAATGGAACATGCGCACGGCGTATCACGCACACGAGGTGCCAACGGCACGCAAGATCGTCGAGGAGCATCCGGCCCATGACACCATGTTTTACAATGTGCTGAAAAAAGGCGCTGAGCAGGGCCTGCAATTCGCCGATCTCTTCGGCGATCAGTTCGGCTACTACCGGCACGCCCTGGCGGAAGCCAGCCGGCACCTCGATGTCACCTTGGCCGTTGGAGATTATGTCAGTCTCGAGCTGAAGCTCCTGTCGCCGGCCATGGACGCCGACAAAATCAAGCTCGTCTATAACGGCATTCCAGCCTACGAGCTGTCACGGGACGAGGCCGCCGCCAGCAAGCGCCGCCTGCAGGATTACGCCGAAAAGCTGCTCGGAGATCGCCCCGATTATATTTTCACTCATGTCACTCGAATGACACTCAGCAAGGGCCTGTGGCAGGATGTCTGCCTGATGAACCACATCGAGCAGGCGTTTCGAAAACTCGGAAAAACAGCTGTGCTGTTCGTGCTCTCCACGGAAATCGGCGGCCCGCGCCGGCAGGAGGACATACTGAGAATAGAGTCAGAATGGGATTGGCCGGTCGCTCACCGCGAAGGCTTGCCCGATCTCACCGGCGGCGAAGCCCTTTTCTATCAGCATGTGCAATCCTTCAACGCCCGCGCGCGGCAGTGCAAGATCATTTTCATCAACCAATTCGGATTCGATCACCTCACCTGCGGACGACGAATTCCCGAAGACATGCGATTCCAGGATATTCGGCGTGGCAGCGATGTCGAATTCGGCCTGTCAATCTATGAGCCATTCGGGATCGCACAGGTCGAGGCATTGTCGTTCGGATCGATCTGCGTGATGAGTAGCGCCTGCGGATGCCGTTTCTTTGCCGAGAAGGCTGCCGGACCCGAGGGCTCACCGAATATCATTGTCGCGGACTACACCGACTACCGCGCCGAGCCGGACACGATCGAAGGCTTCAAGAGCCTGACGAGGGAAGCACGCCACGCCTTCGCCGAAAGCGTCGCGGAAGACGCCGCGCAGAGGATTCTGCGGCGACTCCCACGCACCCCTGAGGAGAAAGCGGCCTTCCTGAAGCGCGGCGCGGAATTGGC from Phycisphaerae bacterium encodes the following:
- a CDS encoding carbamoyltransferase, encoding MNILGISAFYHDSAACLVQDGRIVAAAQEERFTRKKADASFPRHAIDYCLKEAGLTPADLHHVAFYDKPLLKFERILETYCAYAPKGFRSFIQAIPLWVKEKLHLPREMDHGLKGYKGRYVFPEHHESHAASAFFPSPFEEAAILTLDGVGEWATAAYGFGHGNRIELTHEMHFPHSLGMLYSAITYYTGFKVNSGEYKVMGLAPYGDPKYKDVILSELMDLKPDGSLRLNMEYFNYCEGLTMTSEKFHNLFGGPPREMESMLTQKDMDLAASVQAVTEEAMLRAARHVHKETGSKNLCLAGGVALNCVGNGVILREGPFENIWIQPAAGDAGGALGAALMVWYQLLGNPRTVESPDAQRGSILGPAFDKGTTQRFLDKVGAKYHYYEDENDVIEIVAKAIADQKVIGHMAGRMEFGPRALGSRSIIGDARSREMQSVMNLKIKFRESFRPFAPCVLRENVSEYFEMRDNEDSPYMLLVADVREDKRLPCNGDHLWGIEKLKQVRSVVPAITHVDYSARVQTVDPIRHPRLYKVMKRFKEMSGCPVIINTSFNVRGEPIICGPDHAYHCFMGTHIDVLVIDNFVLFKEEQPNKDKLDNAEYLKKFQLD